ACCGAGATCGCCCGGCTGCTCGGCCTCAGGGTGGGATCGGTCCGTAGCCAGATTTACCGGTCGTTGAAGCGTCTGAAGAAGGCGGCGCCTGAACTGAGCACCGTGAGGGAGTTCGGATGAACATCGAGGATCTGCTGCGCGAGACTCTTTCCGACATGGCCCATGAGGAGCAGCCGCCCCCGCCTGGCCGGTTCCTCCACGTCAACGGGAGCCGATCCCGTCGCCGCGGCCTCGCGTTGGCGGCGGCGGCAGCCGTCACCGTGCTGGCGGCCGGATCCACGCTCGCGGTCCAGGGCCTGTCCTCGCGGACGGCGGCCCCCGAGGTTCTCACCGGTCAGGGCTCCGGCGAGACGCGTGCGGAGACCCGGATCACCGTGACGGTGAACGAAGGGCTGCGGCTCGCCCAGGTCTTGAAGGATCTGTCGACCGCCACCGGCAAGCCGCTGGAGGAGTTCGAGCGGGCCGCCAAGGACGGTGGGGCGCTCGGCCTTCCCGCCTACGCCAAGGGCGCGCTGGAAGGATTCGCCTTCCCCGCGACGTATGAGGTCTCGCCCACGTCGAGCCCGGAAGAGATCCTCGCCGCGATGGTGACACGCTTCAGGCGCGTCGCCGAGGACAGCAACCTGGTCGACGGCGCCAGGCGTGTCGGCCGTACGCCACTGGAGATCATGACCATCGCCAGCATCGTCCAGGCCGAGTCGCACGACAAGCGCGACATGCCCAAGATCGCGCGGGTCATCTACAACCGGCTGAACCACACGCCCGAGATGAAGCTGAAGTTGGACAGCACGGTCCTGTACGGCCTGAACAAGTTCGCTATCAAGGCCTCGAACGAGGATCTCAAGAGCCGGTCGCGGTACAACACCTACGCGCGCCTCGGCCTGCCGCCCGGCCCCATCGGCAACCCGGGTGACGACGCCATCGAAGCTGCCCTGAAGCCGGCCGCCGGCTCCTGGTTGTTCTTCGTGACGACCGATCCGGAGAAGGGCATCACGAAGTTCGCCGACTCAGAATCCGAGTTCTTCAAGCTGGTCGAGGAATACAACAAGAACTTCAGGACCGGGTGATGGAGCGGCGCGCCGCAGTCCTCGGTTCACCGATCGGGCACGCTCCCTCTCCTCGTACCTCCATCGGGTCGCGACGACGCTCGGTCTGCGCGGCGGGTGCTGCATCCGTCGCGTCGCCAACGTCGTTCAGGGCGGCGTGGCTCGGTGCGGCGGGTTGCATGGGGGCGGCGGGTGCTGGGTGCGGCGCGCGGCCCTGAGTCCCGCCGCCGTTCGGGACCGGCCCCCAGGCCGCATGCCCGGACGGCGTTCGGGCGGCGGGCCGTGCGGCGGCGCGCCGCGCCGCCGCTTGATACCTACAAGAACAATTCGGCAATGTCACTCGTGGAGCTATGACGCTCCGAGTAGGCGGGTGCCGTCGTGGTGGCGGATGGCCGGCGCCTGGTCGTGGCGCATGGCGTCGAGAACGCGGATGGCGAATGCCTCGGATGCGAGTTCTTGGACTTCGTCCGCGGTGACCCAGCGGAAGGCGCGGGTCTCGTCGGTTTCGGTGAGCCGGCCGCCGATGACCTTACAGCGGAAGACCAGGGCGACGATGCCGCGGGTCATGTTCTTGTAGACGCCGGTCAACGTGACGGGCTCGACGTGCAGGCCGGTCTCTTCGTGGATCTCGCGGAGCAGGCCGCTGGTGATGTCCTCGTCGCGTTCCAGGACTCCGCCGGGGGCTTCCCAGTGGCCGTTGTCTCGGCGCTGGGTGAGGAGCGCGCGGCCCTGGTCGTCGATGATCACGCCTGCCACGCTGACGGAGTGCGTGTTGTGGTGATCCATCGGATTACCTCCGGGGCTGCTGATCGCTATTGTCGAACTGCGGTACATGTATGTACGAGTTGAGGAGTGGTCGTGGCCGAGCTGCCGTTGCCGGATCTGGACCCGACCAGTGACCGGGCCGTCTTCCGGCAGATCGCCGATCACATCAGGCATGCGATCGAGCAGGGCATTCTTGCCGAGGGTGACAAGGTGCCCTCAGAAGCTCAGCTCATGCAACATTACGGCGTCGCGCGGATGACCGTTCGCAACGCGCTCCAGGTCCTCCAGGGCGAGGGCTTGACGGTCGCCGAACATGGGCGCGGTGTCTTCGTCCGCTCTCATCCTCCGGTCCGCCGGCTGGCCTCCGATCGGTTCGCCCGTCGCCATCGTGAGCAGGGCAAGGCCGCGTTCATCGCGGAGACCGAGGGTGCGGGCGGGAAGCCGGCTGTCGACTCCATCACGATCACCGAAGAGCGGGCGTCGGCGGATGTGGCCGAGCGGCTCGGGATCACCTCGGAAGATCATGTGATCGCCAGGTCGCGTCGATACATGATCGACGGTCAGCCGGTGGAGACGGCTGTGTCGTATATCCCGGCGGAGATCGCCCGGGACACGCGGATCGCGCAGCCGGACAGTGGTCCGGGCGGGATCTATGCCCGGCTGGAGGAGCTGGGCTACCGGCTGGATCACTTCGTGGAGGAGATCCGTTCCCGGATACCGCTCCGTGATGAGGTGCGGGCGCTCAAGCTCGCTCCGGGCGTTCCGGTGTTTCACCTGGTCCGGACGGCTTACGCCACCGGTGGTCGTGCCGTGGAGGTGTGCGACACGGTGATGTCCAGCGATGCCTACGTACTTTCGTATGAGCTTCCCGCCCGATAACGCTTGACGAACTCCTCTAGAGGAGTCATAAAGGAGTCGCACCCAAATTCCTATAGACGAGCAGACGTCTGGAGTGGCTGTCTCCGGTGCTGTAGGAATCGGCGGATTCGAAGGGGCGAAGCCTTATGGCGGACCTGTGTGTCCTGTGGGGGACGGGGGTGGAAGTACGTCAGCCCTCGGCGCGGACTGATCGCCGGACCCGGCGAAGCCGCCCCTGCTCTCCGTGTGCGCGATGACTGCTCCACCTGCCAGGGATCTCGCACCCAGGAGACCCCGCAGGGACGGCCGTCATGAATGCGGCCTTCGTAGCGGGGAGCATCTCGCCGCTGGACACGGCCAAGTCGCTGCAAGCCGAACTTGAGCGACAAGAGATCCGCAACGCGCCTCCGCCGTCTGAGTCGACCGCCGAGAGCGCACCGTGTTCCCGCTCGACGAGTGCCTGAGCCCGCACGTGGCCATGGCCCAGCGTGATCATGTACGACTGGACTGGCGGGAACCGCATCAGGCGCTTGAGCGGGTGTGGTCGAGGGGGTGGACCTGCGCGTGCCGGGCCACGGTATATGAGCTGTGTGAAGGCGGGGGACAGGCGTTCATCCGGCGGACCCTCCAGCTCGAAACCGGCCATCAGATCCACGAAACTCCCCGCTGGTCGATCACTGAAGCTCGGGTGACCTGGACGGGACTGCTGTCCGGACGAGTCCGGTAAAACGAGTGTGGCGGTGCGGTCGACGAGGCCGAACCGCTGCACGTTCTCCGCTTCGGTGATCAGGTCGATGTTCAGGGCATCGTCGCCGGATCGCCGGATGCGCACAAGTGCATCGGCTACCTGACGAAGTACCTCACCAAGAGTCTGGGCGACCCCCTCGACCCCGACGACGCCGAAACCCATGCCTGTCGTGACCACGCTGCCCGGATGGTCGAGGCGCTGCGCTACGAGCCGTGTTCGCCGACGTGTGCGAACTGGCTGCGGTACGGCGTGCAGCCCAAGGGCGCGAAGGCGGGCATGCTGCCGGGCCGGTGCAAAGGCAAGGCGCACAAGGCCGAACACCTCGGCTACGCGGGCCGTCGCGTCCTGGTCTCCCGCAAGTGGTCCAACAAGACCCTGCGCGAACACAAGCAGGACCGCCGCGCCTGGGTCCTCGACATGCTCGGCCTGTCCGACGACACCACCACCGATCGGCACCGCTACCTCTGGCGGCCGGTCTCGACCAAGGATCCGGACCGTGCTCCGCCGGCCAAACGTCTGCTGCGTGGCGTCGCCAATCGACATCGCACCAAGGCGCGGCTGCTTGAACTCCAGGCCAGAGCGGACGGACGACCTGTCCCAGATCTTTCGGCGACTCCGGCCCTGGGGGTGGCGGCGTGACCAGGAAGACCACGCACGAACCTGTCTCGCTCCTCCCCGAGTCGGCACGGGGCCGGCTGCTCACCGTCGAAGAAGCCGCCGAACGGCTCAACACCTCGGTCCGCTTCCCTCGCCGCCTGATCGAGGAACGCCGGATCACCTTCATCCACGTCGGACGCAACGTCCGCATCCCCGAAGCGGCACTTGAGGCGTTCATCGCGGCGGGGCTGGTCGAGCCGATCACCACCACACGACGTAGGAGGGCCACGTAATGGCCAAGCCCGCACTGGCGACGCCCGAGGAAGAGCCCCGGCGTTCACGCAACAAGAGGAAGCCCGCAAAGAGGCGCTTCGGTCGCGTTCGGCAACTGCCCTCCGGCCGGTTCCAGGCTCGTTACACCGGTCCGGATGGGGTGGACCGTCCAGCCCCGGAGACCTTCGCGACCAAGACGGACGCTGAAATCTGGCTGATCAGGAAAGAGGCGGAGATTCTCGATGACGAGTGGATCGATCCGGATGCAGGAAAGATCACGTTGGGGGAGTACGGGCGGGACTGGATCGACGAGCGGCCGAACCTCCGCCTGCGCACGGTCGAGCTGTACGGCTACCTCCTCCGCGCCCACCTCGTCCCCACCTTCGGCGAGAAGGCGCTGAACGAGATCAAGGACCCGCATGTCCGGCGCTGGCGGAAGAAGCTGCTGGACGCGGGGGTCGGTGAGGTCACCGTGGCCAAGGCGTACCGGCTCCTCAAGGCGATCCTCACCACGGCCGTGGATGACCAGCTCATCAAGCGGAACCCCTGCCGGATCAAGGGCGCCGGTCAGGAGAAGTCACCGGAACGGCCGGTGCTGACGGTGGCCCAGCTCTACAAGCTCGCCGACACGATCGAGCCGCGTTATCGGGCGCTGGTGCTGCTGGGGACTTTCGGCAGTCTGCGGTGGGGCGAGCCGGCCGGCCTTCAGCACCGAGACCTCGACCTGGACGCCGGGACCGTGCGGGTGGAACGTCAGTTGATGCAGCTCACCGGCAAGGGGCTCGTCTTCACCGAACCCAAGTCGGCGGTGGGCAAGCGGACGGTGGTGATCCCTGATTTGATCATCGAGGACCTGCGGGCGCATGTGAAGGACTTCACCCAGGACGGCGACGAGGGGTTGATCTTCGCGGGACCGGATGACGGGCCGCTCCGCAACACCGACTTCAACCGGCGTGTCTGGGCTCAGGCGCTTGTAGACGCGGGCCTTCCGGAGATCCACTTTCACGATCTGCGGCACACCGGAAACACCCTCGCCGCGAACGCCGGGGCGTCGATCCGGGAGCTGATGGAGCGCATGGGCCACTCCAGCACGCGCGCAGCGATGATCTATCAGCACTCGACCGACGAGCGGCAGCGGGAGGTGGCCCGGAAGCTCGACGACCTCGCCCGTGGGGCACTTAAGAAGGGATCGGGCACGCAACGGGCACGGGAACGGAAGAAGGCCGAATGAAGATCAAAGCCCAGGTTACGGCAGCATGTCTGACCTGGGTTTTTGTGTGTCCGAGAGGGAGTGGAGCCTAGGAGACTCGAACTCCTGACATCCTGCTTGCAAACGGGAGCCAGTCACGATGCAGAGAGCTCCTCGCCCTGGTCACGTGGCAGATGTGGTCCGGTGGCGTGTGATCGTGTATGGCGGTGCTGCTGTATCCGGCTGCTGTACACCGCCCCCGGCCAGCGGCCCGCCCTGTCATTCGATGGCAACGAGATCCATACCGCAGGACCTCCAGGCCCGAGGAACGGAAGCCCCGCGGCAGCATGACCGTCCGCCTTTCGAGCCAGGCGGAGTAGCCGCCCTCGTCGGGTGCCAGATGCCGAGGTCAGAGGGTGGTGAACGGTGGCCAAGGTAGGCCCGTGTATGGGGATGTTGCTTTCAGCGCTGCTGTCACTTCAGCCCTGGTCGCCCTGCGGCAAGGCCCGACGGAGGAAGGCCGTGGCAGCGATCACCCCAACGCTGGACGTCGAGCACCGAAGCCGGCTGACCGAGCAGTCCCTGTCGGCCGCCGGGG
Above is a genomic segment from Streptosporangium album containing:
- a CDS encoding NUDIX hydrolase, which encodes MDHHNTHSVSVAGVIIDDQGRALLTQRRDNGHWEAPGGVLERDEDITSGLLREIHEETGLHVEPVTLTGVYKNMTRGIVALVFRCKVIGGRLTETDETRAFRWVTADEVQELASEAFAIRVLDAMRHDQAPAIRHHDGTRLLGAS
- the mltG gene encoding endolytic transglycosylase MltG, which codes for MNIEDLLRETLSDMAHEEQPPPPGRFLHVNGSRSRRRGLALAAAAAVTVLAAGSTLAVQGLSSRTAAPEVLTGQGSGETRAETRITVTVNEGLRLAQVLKDLSTATGKPLEEFERAAKDGGALGLPAYAKGALEGFAFPATYEVSPTSSPEEILAAMVTRFRRVAEDSNLVDGARRVGRTPLEIMTIASIVQAESHDKRDMPKIARVIYNRLNHTPEMKLKLDSTVLYGLNKFAIKASNEDLKSRSRYNTYARLGLPPGPIGNPGDDAIEAALKPAAGSWLFFVTTDPEKGITKFADSESEFFKLVEEYNKNFRTG
- a CDS encoding tyrosine-type recombinase/integrase — protein: MDRPAPETFATKTDAEIWLIRKEAEILDDEWIDPDAGKITLGEYGRDWIDERPNLRLRTVELYGYLLRAHLVPTFGEKALNEIKDPHVRRWRKKLLDAGVGEVTVAKAYRLLKAILTTAVDDQLIKRNPCRIKGAGQEKSPERPVLTVAQLYKLADTIEPRYRALVLLGTFGSLRWGEPAGLQHRDLDLDAGTVRVERQLMQLTGKGLVFTEPKSAVGKRTVVIPDLIIEDLRAHVKDFTQDGDEGLIFAGPDDGPLRNTDFNRRVWAQALVDAGLPEIHFHDLRHTGNTLAANAGASIRELMERMGHSSTRAAMIYQHSTDERQREVARKLDDLARGALKKGSGTQRARERKKAE
- a CDS encoding GntR family transcriptional regulator, which encodes MAELPLPDLDPTSDRAVFRQIADHIRHAIEQGILAEGDKVPSEAQLMQHYGVARMTVRNALQVLQGEGLTVAEHGRGVFVRSHPPVRRLASDRFARRHREQGKAAFIAETEGAGGKPAVDSITITEERASADVAERLGITSEDHVIARSRRYMIDGQPVETAVSYIPAEIARDTRIAQPDSGPGGIYARLEELGYRLDHFVEEIRSRIPLRDEVRALKLAPGVPVFHLVRTAYATGGRAVEVCDTVMSSDAYVLSYELPAR
- a CDS encoding replication initiator yields the protein MHVLRFGDQVDVQGIVAGSPDAHKCIGYLTKYLTKSLGDPLDPDDAETHACRDHAARMVEALRYEPCSPTCANWLRYGVQPKGAKAGMLPGRCKGKAHKAEHLGYAGRRVLVSRKWSNKTLREHKQDRRAWVLDMLGLSDDTTTDRHRYLWRPVSTKDPDRAPPAKRLLRGVANRHRTKARLLELQARADGRPVPDLSATPALGVAA
- a CDS encoding excisionase family DNA-binding protein — translated: MTRKTTHEPVSLLPESARGRLLTVEEAAERLNTSVRFPRRLIEERRITFIHVGRNVRIPEAALEAFIAAGLVEPITTTRRRRAT